The Coffea arabica cultivar ET-39 chromosome 3c, Coffea Arabica ET-39 HiFi, whole genome shotgun sequence genome contains a region encoding:
- the LOC113735256 gene encoding large ribosomal subunit protein uL6c-like translates to MATSLGASSPNCNLKSPFTGMCVPRIAVVGYQHAKFVTRRTIVECKESRIGKQLIEVPSNVTLTIDGQDLKVKGPLGELALTYPKEILLQRDDSGLRVRKSIETRRANQMHGLFRTLTDNMVVGVSKGFEKRLQLVGVGYRATIEGKDIVLSLGFSHPVRMTIPDGLQVKVEDNTRVIVGGFDKSAIGQFAASIRKWRPPEPYKGKGVKYADEIIRRKEGKAGKKK, encoded by the exons ATGGCTACGTCACTTGGTGCTTCCTCACCGAACTG CAATTTGAAATCTCCATTCACTGGAATGTGTGTACCCCGTATTGCTGTTGTGGGTTATCAACATGCTAAGTTTGTGACAAGGAGGACAATTGTGGAATGcaaagaatcaagaattggaaagcAGCTGATTGAAGTACCTTCAAATGTTACCTTAACAATTGATGGCCAAGATTTGAAAGTCAAGGGTCCTCTTGGGGAGCTTGCTCTTACTTATCCGAAAGAGATTTTACTCCAGAGGGATGACTCTGGTCTTAGAGTCAGAAAGTCAATAGAGACTAGGAGAGCCAATCAAATGCATGGTTTATTCAG GACTCTTACTGACAACATGGTGGTAGGTGTGTCAAAAGGATTTGAGAAAAGGCTTCAATTGGTAGGTGTGGGTTATCGTGCAACAATTGAAGGAAAAGATATAGTACTTAGTCTTGGATTCTCTCATCCAGTCAGGATGACAATCCCGGACGGCCTGCAAGTGAAAGTTGAAGATAATACCAGAGTTATTGTTGGTGGATTTGACAAATCTGCTATTGGTCAATTTGCTGCTTCAATTAGGAAATGGAGGCCGCCAGAGCCATATAAAGGTAAGGGTGTAAAATATGCTGACGAGATAATAAGAAGGAAGGAAGGTAAAGCAGGGAAGAAAAAGTGA